Proteins from a single region of Paenibacillus sp. BIHB 4019:
- a CDS encoding DeoR/GlpR family DNA-binding transcription regulator: MFAIERIKKIKQILLKDKRVDVVELSERFSVTEVTIRRDLDKLEQQGFLVKIYGGAVLNEEDQPGMPTLAVEDKLQGEKRLIGQIASRHIENGEAIFIGTGTTCLEIAKHLKEKKVTVVTNDLLVALALKDTPGVKVMLTGGDLIAGTSTLIGGFALQTLSGIYVKKAFIGVKGAHFQAGYTVDSYEEAMMIQGVQRMAGEIIIAADYTKFDAPGFAKLGELTMAGKVITNKQLPAEYKKYYFEHAIKLYTTFELE, translated from the coding sequence ATGTTTGCGATAGAGAGAATCAAAAAAATTAAACAAATTTTATTAAAAGACAAGCGTGTTGACGTTGTGGAGCTGAGCGAACGTTTCTCGGTAACCGAGGTAACGATTCGCCGGGATCTCGACAAGCTGGAGCAGCAAGGTTTTTTGGTGAAAATATATGGCGGTGCCGTGCTGAATGAGGAAGATCAGCCGGGCATGCCGACACTGGCAGTAGAAGACAAGCTGCAGGGCGAGAAGCGGCTTATTGGGCAAATTGCCTCGCGGCATATTGAGAACGGCGAAGCGATTTTTATCGGGACGGGTACAACTTGTTTGGAAATTGCCAAGCATTTGAAGGAGAAGAAAGTGACGGTCGTCACGAATGATCTGCTCGTCGCCTTAGCGCTTAAAGATACGCCAGGCGTGAAGGTTATGCTGACAGGCGGCGATTTAATTGCAGGCACCTCTACGCTCATAGGCGGGTTTGCGCTGCAGACGCTGAGCGGCATTTATGTGAAGAAGGCGTTTATAGGCGTGAAGGGAGCTCATTTCCAGGCGGGCTATACGGTAGACAGCTATGAGGAAGCGATGATGATTCAGGGCGTGCAGCGCATGGCAGGCGAAATCATTATAGCTGCGGATTATACGAAATTTGATGCGCCAGGCTTTGCGAAGCTGGGAGAGCTGACGATGGCGGGCAAAGTAATCACAAACAAACAGCTGCCGGCCGAATACAAAAAATATTATTTTGAACATGCAATCAAGCTGTATACGACGTTTGAGCTGGAGTAG
- a CDS encoding sugar ABC transporter ATP-binding protein — translation MSELLTLRNIRKRFNEMTVLDGIHLSIESGQVHAIIGENGAGKSTLMKILAGLFPPDSGEIALGGELVSISSPNEAQELGIAAIHQELRLFQDLSIAENIFMRREPLKPLLWPKLIDWDRLHEQTASYLQQFGMAVDSRARVNSLSIGDQRFVELIRALSQQARIIIMDEPTAALNNQECERLFEAIRHLKQLGVAVLYISHRMEDLQHIADQATLLRDGAVIRTWRMNEAASMPEIMEAMAGKELHNRYPKLKVQLGGELLRTEGLSLAGRLNNVNLSLRRGEILAIAGLGGAGRRTLAKVLFGIEGPYEGAIHLNGRTFKAMTPHKAKANGICYVTGLHSEEGLILNAPIAENITLTNLPRVSRAGFIRSGQEAAYARDLMDRLEITGEETERPMHLSGGKQKKVILAKWLFSNARIFIIEEPTAGIDVVSKIDIYNIMNELVLSGKSIIMLSSDIPEMLGMSDRIAVMHGGSIRHTMLREEATLERILHYASGGEAVQEG, via the coding sequence TTGAGCGAATTATTGACGCTGCGAAATATTAGAAAGCGCTTTAATGAAATGACGGTGCTGGACGGCATCCATTTGTCGATTGAAAGCGGCCAGGTTCACGCGATTATTGGAGAAAATGGGGCGGGCAAATCGACGCTGATGAAAATATTAGCCGGACTTTTTCCGCCGGATTCTGGAGAAATTGCGCTTGGCGGAGAGCTTGTCAGCATCAGCAGCCCGAATGAGGCGCAGGAGCTTGGCATTGCAGCGATTCATCAGGAGCTGCGGCTGTTTCAGGATTTGAGCATTGCGGAAAATATTTTTATGCGCCGCGAGCCCTTGAAGCCGCTGTTATGGCCGAAGCTGATTGACTGGGACCGGCTGCATGAGCAGACCGCGAGCTATTTGCAGCAATTTGGCATGGCTGTCGATTCCCGGGCGCGCGTGAATTCGCTATCCATCGGCGATCAACGTTTCGTCGAGCTGATCAGGGCGCTGTCCCAGCAGGCCCGGATCATTATTATGGATGAGCCGACGGCCGCACTGAACAATCAGGAATGCGAGCGGCTGTTCGAGGCTATTCGTCATTTGAAACAGCTGGGGGTAGCGGTCCTGTACATTTCCCACCGCATGGAGGATCTCCAGCATATTGCCGATCAGGCTACGCTGCTGCGTGATGGTGCGGTAATCCGGACCTGGCGCATGAACGAGGCGGCAAGCATGCCGGAAATTATGGAGGCGATGGCGGGCAAGGAGCTGCATAACCGCTATCCGAAGCTGAAGGTACAGCTCGGCGGCGAGCTGCTGCGAACGGAAGGACTCAGCCTAGCAGGCAGGCTGAATAATGTCAATTTGAGCTTGCGCAGGGGCGAGATTTTGGCGATTGCCGGGCTTGGCGGCGCAGGGAGGCGAACGCTCGCCAAGGTGCTTTTTGGCATAGAGGGGCCATATGAGGGTGCGATTCATTTGAATGGGCGTACCTTTAAGGCGATGACGCCGCATAAGGCGAAGGCAAATGGCATTTGCTATGTGACGGGCCTCCATTCAGAGGAAGGGCTGATCTTAAATGCGCCGATTGCTGAAAATATTACGCTGACGAATCTCCCGCGCGTGTCGCGAGCCGGATTTATTCGCAGCGGACAGGAAGCCGCTTATGCGAGAGATTTGATGGACCGCCTGGAAATTACCGGCGAAGAGACAGAGCGGCCGATGCACCTCAGCGGCGGCAAACAGAAGAAGGTCATTTTAGCCAAGTGGCTGTTCAGCAATGCCCGTATTTTCATTATTGAAGAGCCAACGGCAGGCATCGACGTCGTCTCCAAAATCGACATCTACAACATTATGAACGAGTTGGTGCTGTCCGGCAAATCAATCATTATGCTGTCCTCCGATATCCCGGAAATGCTCGGCATGTCCGATAGAATTGCCGTCATGCACGGCGGCTCCATCCGCCATACGATGTTAAGAGAGGAAGCGACGCTTGAGCGTATTCTGCATTATGCTTCAGGCGGCGAGGCCGTTCAGGAGGGTTAG